The Acholeplasma laidlawii PG-8A DNA window TGTTTCTAACTGCACCTTGAATATCAACAGGTACTTTGTTTAAATCTGCAAGTAATACAATTAAATCATCCATTGTGTGAACATGTAATTCTGGATGTTTTTCTAATGCAGCATTCAAGTTTGTAATATAAGCTTGATGATGCTTTCCGTGGTGAATCTCCATAGTTTTTGCATCGATAAATGGTTCTAGTGCATCGTATGCATATGGTAATTTGTCTAATGTAAATGCCATAAAATGTAACGCCTCCTAATTTATTTTACAAATATATCTTACTCTATATAGTGTGATTTATCAACTTTTAAGCATTCTGTAAAAGATTGTCGACAATTGTTTGATCAATATCAATATAGATTGTTTTTTCATTTTTAATCTTTACAAAAGATGCAGGTTTACCACCAATTTTACTTACAAATCTAAATAGTGTGTAGTTTACTGGTATCGAACTAGAAGCCTTTTGAGATGAGAAGTAGGCTGCTAGCATTGCAGATGTTCTCAGCACTTTTTCAGTAAGATCAGGCGTTCTTACAAGTATATGAGATCCTGGAGCATCTTTTACGTGAAACCAATAGTCATTTGCAAGTCCTATTTGATTCACTAAGTGTGCATTTTGATGTGCGTTTTTACCAATAAAGTAAGTAGTATCATCAACTTTTAAGGTTAAAACTTTTACTTTATGTCTTGTAGGTTTATTCTTTTTATTTTTTTGTTTCATAAACCCATATGGGTCTAGAATCTCTTTGAAATCAGATAACGATTCATTATCTGTAAGTTCTAGTTCTACAAGATAATTTTCAAATATTTCTATCTCACTTAATACTTTATGCAATTCTGGTTCTAGATAATCAATGGCACGTTTACCTTTTTGGTAGTTGTTATAAAATTTTTGTGCATTTGAAGTTAGACTAATTTGATCATCTAAGACAATATCCCCAATAAATGGTAGTTTGTCTCTTAAGTTATGACCACTAGCATAAATCAAATCACCTTTTGCTTTATCTTCAAGCATTTGATGTGCTTGGTCAAGTTGTTTGGTTAATTGTATATGTTTCTTTTCTAATTTTTTCAATTGATTTGAGATAAAACTTCTATAAACAGATTTTTCATCCTTTTGTAGCATCACTCTAGAATCTAATGCTTCACTTAATGTATTAAATGATTTAGTATTTGATCCAAACAAATTAAAAAAGTATGATTTATTATCATCGATAGATAAAGTAGGTTTAACTTCAATTTCAAAAGGATGTTTACCTGTTAATTGTAAATAATTAGCTAAACGTAGTGATATACCTAAATATTTGTTTGTAATATCTTTAGGTGTAGCTAAAGGATCAAAGACATAATCTTTAGCATCTAGTTTATCACTTAAGAAGTAGCCAAAAGTTGCATTTGGAATTAAATGTCTACCCTCTAGAACAAACATTTTCTTATATAGATCAATAATTTTTCCTTGTTCAATTAAATATAAATTTGCGTGTCTACCCATCGCTTCAAAAATCAGTTTACGCTCAACTGGACCATATATAAAATCATACACGGTAAAGTTAAATTCAATCACTCTATCTGACTGGTATTGAGTGATGTTTTTTAATATGCCACCTTCTAGGTATTTCTTGAGTTGATTCAAAAAATTAGAAGTATCTTTTTTTGAAGGTGGTTGTGTAGTTAAATAAGTACTTGTAAAACTTGCATTCAAGTTAATCACTAAATGATGTCTTTGTTTTTGAGCATAAAGACTAAAAACAAACATTAAACCGTTTAACCAAACGGATTCTACACGTGTATTTTCTACAGATTGATTCAGTTCTTTGATTAAATAATGTGTGTAAATACCATCTAAAGCCATAATTTCTTACCTCAATAATACTATATCATGAAAATGTCTGAAACTATTTACATAAACCAAACTTTCGTATATAATAAATTAAACGAAGAGTTAGGAGAGTCACATGAAACTAAATGATCGTGGATTACTCATCGTCATATCCGGACCATCTGGAGTTGGAAAAGGTACAGTGCGTAAAGCGCTTTTTGACATGAAGAACCATAACCTAGAATATTCTGTATCAGTTACAACAAGAGCACCTAGAGTCGGCGAAGTTGATGGCAAAGACTATTATTTTGTAAATCGTGCAGCCTTCGAAGAAATGATTCGCCAAGACAGATTTTTAGAGTATGCAGAGTTTGTGGGTAGCTATTATGGCACACCAAAAGACAAAGTTGAAGAAATGCTTGATAAAGGTAAAGAAGTTGTATTAGAAATTGAAGTGGATGGTGCACTTCAAGTACGTGAACGTATGAAAGATGCTGTCTTTATATTTTTAGTGCCACCAAGCAAAAAAGCCTTATATGAGCGTTTAAGCAGACGTGGAACGGATACACCTGAAATTGTAAATAAGAGATTTCAAAAAGCTGAAAGTGAATTTAAATTAGCATATAAATATGATTATATCGTAGTAAATGATGATGTAAATAATGCTGCAGATCGTATTATGGCGATCATTCGTGCAGAACATGCACGTACTCAAAGAACTATTCAAAAATATCAACAGTTAATGGAGGAATAACATGAAAAAAAGAAAACATGGTTTAAACTACCCAACAATTGACGTACTATTAGAAAAGATTGATTCTAAGTATAAATTAGTATATGCAGCGAGTAAAGTTGCTCATATCATTGAAAGAGAAAATTTGGATGTTAAAGATTCCAAATCAGTCACAAGTGTAGGCAAAGCGTTAGAAGAAATTGCAAATGGTAAAGTAACTGTTACGTTCATTGACTAATGAACATAACAGTTTTTTTATTAAAATATGTTAAAAGATTATAGAATGTTCATGATTTATCAATAAGTGTACACAATTTTAGTATAATATAAACAAGGTGATTTTTTGAAAGAAAAACTATCAATATTACCAACTGAACCAGGCTGTTACATGATGCTTGATCAATCAGGAGAAGTCATTTATGTTGGTAAAGCTAAAAATTTAAAAAATAGAGTAAGTTCATACTTTAGAGGCGCACACAATGCTAAAACAGAGAAACTAATTTCAGAGATTAGTGATTTTAACTATATCGTCACAAACTCTGAACAAGAATCTCTTATTTTAGAATACAATTTAATCAAAAAATATGCACCACTTTATAATATTCGCTTAATTGATGATAAAAGTTACCCGTATCTTGAAATCACAAACGAAAAAGATCCAATGCTTGTCGTATCAAGATATATTGAAGTTGATAAGACTAAAACTTTATTTGGACCTTATCCGAACTCAAAATCAGCAAGAGAAACACTAAAACTACTACAACGCCTATATCCATTAAGACGCTGTAATCCAGTAGATAGTAAACCGTGTTTATATTATCATATGGGTTTATGTTTAGGTCCTTGTGCACATGAAAAGGTAGACTATAAACCAAATATTGAACGTATTACTAGGTTTTTAAAGGGTGACACTAAAGAAGTTTTAAATGAACTTGAAGAACGCATGAAACAAGCATCAGAAGATTTAGAGTTTGAACGCGCAGTAGAATACCGTGATATGATTTTAGCTGTAAAAGATACAACTGAAAAACAGATCATGACGCTAAATGATTATAAAGATAGAGACTTTATAAGTTTTGCATATAACGAAGATGATATGGCTATCCAAATATTGATGATGCGTCAAGGACGTATATTAGATACACATAAAAATGTGATATCTTATATGACTGATCCTTATGAAACGTTTTTAACTTATATTAAAAACTATTATGATAAGTTTTTATTACCTGATGAATTGGTGTTTGATCAACAAATCCCTTTTAAAGAACTACAAATGTACTTTAAAAATAAAGTTGTTGTACCTAAAATAGGAGATAAGAAAAAACTGGTTGATTTAGCACATAAGAATGCATTAGAAGATTTAACGCATTACTATAAACTATACCGAGCAAAAGAAGAAAAATTAGGTGAACAAATAGAAGCGTTAGAACAAATATTTGATAAAAAAATATCATATATTGAAGTGTTTGATAATGCTCACCTATTTGGAACTGCACCTATTTCTGGTATGATAGTTTGGAAAGATTATCATTTTGAACGCAAGATGTATCGTAAGTTTCACTTAAAAACTACAACCAATGATGACTACCAAGCCATGAAGGAAGTACTTTACCGCAGATATCAAAGACTTTTAGTTGAAAAACAAAAACTACCAGATTTAATTTGTGTGGATGGTGGTAAAGGACAGGTTTCTGCCGCTTATGAAGTGATTCAATTATTTAATTTAGATATACCTATTTTAGGTTTGAAAAAAGATAAGTATCACATGCTAGAGGGCTATGTTATCCAAAATGAGGTCACTATTTTGGATAAAAAATCACCACTCTATCAATTTTTAGGACAACTCTCAGAAGAAGTCCATAGATTTACAATCACTTTCCATCAAAAGACTAAAAATAGGAAAGACTATACATCGGTTTTAGATAACATACCTGGACTTGGTCCAACACGTAAGAAAAAATTACTCGCAAGTTTTAAATCTATTGATGACATTAAAAATGCATCGACGGAAGATTTAAGAAGTATTGGATTACCTGATAAGGTAATCAAAAGCATTAAGGAAGGTATTTCATGAGAACTTTTATACACAGTACAGATACAAAACAAAAATTATTTTACGCGGTTGTAAATAATAAAAAGGAAACCTTTTATTTACCCAATCGATTAGCTAAAGTATTTTTAACCATTTTAAAAAAAGGTATATTAGTAGATTTTGAAGTGACTAGTCCCGTCATCAAGTTAGTGGATAATCATAAGGTAAGTGTTTATCCAGTATCGCATTTTAACTTGATTATGCAATTAAAACCAAACCGTGTATTGTATGATTTAAAACAATTAAGACTAGATATGAAGCGTGTATTAAAAAAATACCAATACTTTTTATTTTTAGATCTAGAAATGTCGATGCCAGGATATAAAAAAGGACCACATATCCCTGAAATTATTCAAGTTGGTTATGTATTAGCGGATAAGGCAGGTAACGTTATTAAAGATAATGGTTATTTTGTAAGAGCTGTCCAAGAAGACGCGATTAATAAAAGAACCATTAAGTTTCTTGATCTAGATGAAAATAAATATTATGGTAAAGCACTGGATTATGATTTATTCTATATGGATTTAGAAAACTTAATTAAAACATATAAGCCACAAATTGTAACATGGGGTAAAAATGATGTGCAAGCCCTAAATATTAGTTATGATCTTCACAAGGTAAAACCACTAACAAGTGACAAGCAGTTTATTGACCTTTTAAAACTACATAAAGATTACTTTAACTTACCAAATGATATTGGACTATTCCAAGCTTATAAAAAATACTATAAGCCAGAAGAAGAACTCGTCCAAGACCATGATGCTAGATTAGACGCAATTATTACAAAAGATGTATTTGATGCATTTATGATTCTAATGCAAACAAGTAATTAAGAAAATAGAGTTCAAATATTAACTCTTTTTTTATGGTGTAAATTGTAATAAAATTTAATCATATTTTTTTATAATGTAACTATATTAAGTGAAAGTAGATAAAAATTATGCAAAACTGGAAAAAGATGATTGTTTTATTTATGGTGAGTCAAACAATATCACTATTAGGTTCTATGCTTGTAATGTATGCGATTATGTGGCATATTACTTTAAGCACATCATCTGGTTTAA harbors:
- a CDS encoding Rqc2 family fibronectin-binding protein codes for the protein MALDGIYTHYLIKELNQSVENTRVESVWLNGLMFVFSLYAQKQRHHLVINLNASFTSTYLTTQPPSKKDTSNFLNQLKKYLEGGILKNITQYQSDRVIEFNFTVYDFIYGPVERKLIFEAMGRHANLYLIEQGKIIDLYKKMFVLEGRHLIPNATFGYFLSDKLDAKDYVFDPLATPKDITNKYLGISLRLANYLQLTGKHPFEIEVKPTLSIDDNKSYFFNLFGSNTKSFNTLSEALDSRVMLQKDEKSVYRSFISNQLKKLEKKHIQLTKQLDQAHQMLEDKAKGDLIYASGHNLRDKLPFIGDIVLDDQISLTSNAQKFYNNYQKGKRAIDYLEPELHKVLSEIEIFENYLVELELTDNESLSDFKEILDPYGFMKQKNKKNKPTRHKVKVLTLKVDDTTYFIGKNAHQNAHLVNQIGLANDYWFHVKDAPGSHILVRTPDLTEKVLRTSAMLAAYFSSQKASSSIPVNYTLFRFVSKIGGKPASFVKIKNEKTIYIDIDQTIVDNLLQNA
- the gmk gene encoding guanylate kinase: MKLNDRGLLIVISGPSGVGKGTVRKALFDMKNHNLEYSVSVTTRAPRVGEVDGKDYYFVNRAAFEEMIRQDRFLEYAEFVGSYYGTPKDKVEEMLDKGKEVVLEIEVDGALQVRERMKDAVFIFLVPPSKKALYERLSRRGTDTPEIVNKRFQKAESEFKLAYKYDYIVVNDDVNNAADRIMAIIRAEHARTQRTIQKYQQLMEE
- the rpoZ gene encoding DNA-directed RNA polymerase subunit omega, which produces MKKRKHGLNYPTIDVLLEKIDSKYKLVYAASKVAHIIERENLDVKDSKSVTSVGKALEEIANGKVTVTFID
- the uvrC gene encoding excinuclease ABC subunit UvrC; protein product: MKEKLSILPTEPGCYMMLDQSGEVIYVGKAKNLKNRVSSYFRGAHNAKTEKLISEISDFNYIVTNSEQESLILEYNLIKKYAPLYNIRLIDDKSYPYLEITNEKDPMLVVSRYIEVDKTKTLFGPYPNSKSARETLKLLQRLYPLRRCNPVDSKPCLYYHMGLCLGPCAHEKVDYKPNIERITRFLKGDTKEVLNELEERMKQASEDLEFERAVEYRDMILAVKDTTEKQIMTLNDYKDRDFISFAYNEDDMAIQILMMRQGRILDTHKNVISYMTDPYETFLTYIKNYYDKFLLPDELVFDQQIPFKELQMYFKNKVVVPKIGDKKKLVDLAHKNALEDLTHYYKLYRAKEEKLGEQIEALEQIFDKKISYIEVFDNAHLFGTAPISGMIVWKDYHFERKMYRKFHLKTTTNDDYQAMKEVLYRRYQRLLVEKQKLPDLICVDGGKGQVSAAYEVIQLFNLDIPILGLKKDKYHMLEGYVIQNEVTILDKKSPLYQFLGQLSEEVHRFTITFHQKTKNRKDYTSVLDNIPGLGPTRKKKLLASFKSIDDIKNASTEDLRSIGLPDKVIKSIKEGIS
- a CDS encoding exonuclease, with amino-acid sequence MRTFIHSTDTKQKLFYAVVNNKKETFYLPNRLAKVFLTILKKGILVDFEVTSPVIKLVDNHKVSVYPVSHFNLIMQLKPNRVLYDLKQLRLDMKRVLKKYQYFLFLDLEMSMPGYKKGPHIPEIIQVGYVLADKAGNVIKDNGYFVRAVQEDAINKRTIKFLDLDENKYYGKALDYDLFYMDLENLIKTYKPQIVTWGKNDVQALNISYDLHKVKPLTSDKQFIDLLKLHKDYFNLPNDIGLFQAYKKYYKPEEELVQDHDARLDAIITKDVFDAFMILMQTSN